The Antechinus flavipes isolate AdamAnt ecotype Samford, QLD, Australia chromosome 4, AdamAnt_v2, whole genome shotgun sequence genomic interval GGAGGTCATCATATCCTTCCATGAAAGGAAAGGATAGGAAAGATGTAGAGGTAAAAATGACAGAATTTGGCAGCTCATTGACCATGTGGGATGAGAGAAAGTGAAGAGTCAAAGGTAATGGAGGAggaatagaaataatataaaaataattcctaataaagCTGGGTTTTCtagaaaaatttctctttttttccagttgaGTTTGAGATAGGTATGGGACATTCAATTTGAAATTTCCAAAAGACATTTGAAGGTACAAACAACTagctagatatatagatttagaaGCAGTAATCATCAGTATGAAGTTTCTAAGTGAAAGAATATAGAACAGTAGTGTTAAACACAAatggaagggggggaggggctaCTAAAATGTACAAAAGGATCCCTGTggactacatattgacttagaaagcctccatgttaacattatctttgttctgtggtatttttattttattaagtatattccgattacactaatacattgttggtggagttgtgaactgattcaacaattctgaggagcaatttggaactacacccaataggggggagagggaggggagaagaggtaggtgtgtgtgtatgcgtgtgtttctcagtggattaaggcaaacataaGTTatatgaattgcccagggtcacacagctagtgaatatctaaggccacatttgaattcagattttctttacTCTGGGCCTAGCACACTATCCATTGAGCAATGTAGTTGCCTCAAGTTTTTTATTAGCACCGCTAGATATCACAAACCATGAAACAAATTTGATGAGCAAACTAGGGTAAacttgtaaaaatataaaaacctaacaaataagaaacaaaattcaaacttATTTACATTTTGAGTAAAACAAAGACATTAACAATAATACCAACCTTTTGCTCTGACTTCTTATCCAGCTGTGTATTTTACCATATTATGTtatgataaatttctttttattcttcatatttgtaattttttacagtCCATTTTACATTGGCTTGTTTCAGTGCCTTATGATGGTATAAATGACCTTGAGTACCCAAAGCCAAGGTTTAAGTATAGTCCCAGGAACAGATGCAGTCTATATCCATTGTCTAAAGACCTAAGTATAGAGAGGTTCTTTATCAGACTGGCCATAGAACTGCCAAAGGCTATATGTATGCTGTTTGAGGGGTTTTAGTCAGCATCAATTAAAGGAAATGCCCATACCATCAAAAATCAGAGATCCTTGAAGTACAATACAGTGATAATTCATTGTGctgataatgttttttttttttttttttttaattttccagtttttggACATAAGggttttttctggtttttctacTATTACATATAAAGCAACTACAATATGTTTGACTAGAAATGTCTTTTAATAGTAACATTAGGAGATATACCTATTAAGATAGTGGTTCTTAACCCTAGACCctgttaacttaaaaaaaaaatttttttttttgatattggttttttttttcaataaaactgGTTTCCCTTGTaattctatgttttattttatgcaaaaaaattaagaatccttTTTAGTGGGACCATATCAAAGTGTTTCCCTTCATGTTCCTAGTATGAACCTAGCCTACCAGCTCTTCCCAAAATATATTGCTCCTTGTCCTACCCCAgttcttttgttcctcttttctcAAAAGCACTCTccccttatctctgcctcttaaTTCAAGTGCAACTTCCTGCACAAAACCCTTCCTCTTAATTCTCCTCCCCAATAGTTGTGTTCTTAACATTActttatatttaacattattttagtAATTTATCATTACTAAACAGGATGTCCAGCAcacattaagtacttaataagtggtgttgaatttttaaaatcagtaataAGGACCCACATCACCAAGTATCTACTAGACGTTTCAAATTAGATGTTCATCTAGGCGTATTAAACTTAGTATGTGCTGCAGGATGTGGttagtagaaaaagagaaagataagtgCTTGTGATCAGAGAATTTCCAAAGTTCTGGATGTTGAAGATGGGGTAGTTCTATGAGATGGCAAGGGTAAGCTGATTAAGATGTCTCTGTATTAGTTTCCAACCCCTGAAATAGAATGGAGAAGGAAAGTGGAGTTGAGGTTGAAGGATTGAAAAGATCAAGTTGCTAAAATACTGTCAACTTGAAATTGAAGTCTCTGAATATCATAGCAagggataggaagaaaaaaattgattatgaGTTAGGTACTGAATTccctgggagggagggggcagtTGGAAAGTGTCCTATAAGACAAATCAGTGATAGCAGTGGTGCTGGGAAGAGGAATCATACAAATAATTCTCTTAAAAGTAAAGGTGAAATGTTGATAGGCTGTAATCAGGAAGCAGCAATGGGGAACAAGAAATATGTCCAACCCCATTCTGGCTGGTGAGTGGGGACAGGGAGTGGGAGAAAGTCTGGACAACTGGAGAAGTTTGCAAGGGATAGGATTTCTTTGTTGTAGCCAAGtttctgtaaaagaaaaagtGGCTGAAAAGTGTTGGTAGGTAAAATAGATGGGGGTGGGAGAGGACTTATGGATGATAGTGCAGGGACTGGTTTGAATATGGTGGAATATAGCTAGCTGATGGTACCTTGACTTTGAGTACGACTGGGGAGGAGTATAAGTATAGATAGATTCAGAAGGAGGTGGATTGCTATTCATGAGCTCTCTAGCTGCACTAAATTCAAAAAGGATTGGCCCTTAATCTTTGTCAAAATATAGAATCTTGATGAATGTGTACCTCTGGGATATAGCTCCTTTAAGTTTCCCTGCTTCTGAGGAAATACTAGGGAACCTGCTATTAGAGCCTTGCCTGTTTGAGTTTTTGTGCTTATTGCTAAAGTTTCTAAAACTGGTTGGCAGAAGAGAAGACAAGGAAagccctattttttaaaaaaaatttttcctcattccttttagCTAGGTCTTCAGGTCTTCTTTAGCTAGGTCTTCTATGCAAATTTAAACTGAtttgtaaactgtaaaatgaagctcTAAGACATTTACCAAAAGGGCTGGTTTTCCTTTCCTACTCTTTGAGTTTGTTAGATAAGGAATTTGTTGACTCTAAAATTACCTAATcttaaaaggctataaaattattGAGAAATGCTGACCTTTTCAAGCAGAAAATCCAAGGAGACAAATGATAGTTGATTTGCCTCCCTAAATCTTggtttaaagaatttaaaatattgaaatatattttttaaatatttaaatttttaaaatatttttaagatacttgaaaaaaatatttaaaatacaatatttggTACTGTGGTTGTTGTTGATGCATAGGATGTGTCTAAATCATTATCACTTATTTCCAGATCAGCTGACTTTATTTCCTCAGTGGAAATCAAAACATTATGATGTGGTAGTTGGTGTACTGTCAGCTCGAAATAATCATCAACTACGAACTGTGATCAGGAATACATGGTTGAAGCACTTGAAACAGCATCCAGAATTAAGTCAACGGTAAGCTGTTTCACAGTTAGTTCTTGGGATATATAGAAACATAGTTTATCCtgagcatttattttgaaaattaatatacAGGCTGTATCAATATAGGAGAAATTATATCTGGCTTACAGTTATGGCCAAGAAATAAATTTAACCAAATTATTTTTAGTCATAATATGATGGGAGGAAgagtattttattgaattttttttttaaattttaggtaATCACTATTTTAATCTTATCGGAGCACTTCTTACATACCACAGCcttagaatgaaaaaatacatgTAGCTGTGCCAAAAACTTTTTCTGACTAACTCCACAGAagtgactatttttaaaaatcagagtacGCATGAAATGAAGTTTTGTGGAAATTTTAAAGTCACAAATGAgacaaaatatttgtatattctaTTTCTTACACTGAGTTTTGGTAAACTGCCTTGTCTTTTGGTTTTTAGATAGAATACATACAGGCTAACAAAAACCcagtactcttttttttctcttgttaacTGACTTTTTCAGATGATTGTAGGGGTCAGTGGAAGGGATATCTATATAAGGAGAGGTTTATAGCAGTGGGAACACTACTTTCTGCCTTTCTGGCAGGCATTGAACCAGAGCTCTTTGGGGCTGGGTAATTTAAAGAGCCAAATTGGTCCAAGTTAATTTTATGGTCACCAATAATTAGTACTAAGAAATACAGATTTTGAATCTTTATTTCCAACTGTTTTCATTCTTAGAAAGCATTTACTAAAGGTTCTTTTATGTCTTCATCCCAAAAGAATAGTATATCTGTTATCTTTCACATAATATGTGAACAAATTTTGAACATTAGTTactagaaaagaattttttaatcgaaaagcattttatcttttaacaATTTGTCTTGTCATACTTTAACTTTAATAATCTTAATAGCTTGTTTTTGAAAGTGATTGGATATCCCTATGATCCTAGGGAGAATTATTCTACAGTTCTTCCTACAATTATGTTGCCTTTATAGTTGTATTTGAGAAAGAGCATATAACATGGATAAGTCATATGGGACTGATGTCTATAACAgaaatttaaaatcattaatgATTTCTATTTATACTCGCATCCTCCAAACTGATTGTTAAAGAGATTCTGCCTTAATTGACCAtcggcaaaaagaaaaaaaaaaaactatctgtgTTTTTACAAAATATGTCTGAATTTCAGAAGTCTTATATTTCATATTGGAAAGTCGTGCTTAGATATCACTTTGATGTAGACCTTTATAAAATCAATTGTAATTTTAATGATACAAGTATAAACAGTCATAATTTAGGAATTGTCTATTATTGGTGTGGGCTTTTAGTGGTGGCCAAATGTAGAATGCGTTTTTCAATTGTAATGTAAGACTAGAAATGGGCTTGTttcatttagtattttttgtttggttcttTTCTTTAGCATGGAGGTAAAGTGAAGCTAGAAAGTTAATTTTCATTAGTACTTATGACTAAAAAGAACAAATGTTGAAATAGGCATAGGAGGAAGCTGCATGttcaaaatggaatattattaattGATGTTAATACCAGCAAATCTCTTCAGTGTACTTGTGAAGTTCATAATAGGTGCTCGTGGCTGCAATGTGCCTGTGGAAGACCGCGAAGACCCTTACTCCTGTAAACTGCTGAACATCACTAATCCCAGTGAGTTCTATTTATATGTTagcatttatagttatatttctGATTGTCCTCtttggatttttctctcttttctgtcctagGATGACTGGCAATCACAATACTTAGATTATTAATTAAGAGTTACTGACTTTGGCTATAtgaagtttttcttgacaaattAAATCTCCCTCTTCTATTTAAATCAAACCTCCTTCCATTTCTGACAGATGGGGAGTCTATCAGCAGGTGTAAAATTTCAGAAggacatgatttttcttttcttttatgttatcagatagaaaattaaatatatcatcAAGTATatgcaaatttttctttcatctataaaagaaaagaaagttaaatgcTTATGTTTACTGAGTTTTGAACTCTTTGTAAGTCATTTTTATCACATATTGTTAATCAAATTGCATTCTctagaaatatttcaaattaattaCAGAATCAGTTTTGTAATGTGTGACTTTCTCAGGAATCCATCAGTTTAAGCTGCCGTAACACAGACAAGTAAAATTAAAACCACAAACAGAAATCTACAGCATAGTGCAGCGAAGAGCttgaaagtactttgaaaacattctttttaattttcaataaactTCCATGGTCATAATGAAAAGTTTTGAGCAGTTCTTGGCTGGGGTTAGGGAAGATGGGGTTATTTCATCTTTGTGGAATTTTGAAATGCCatttaggaaaatttgaaaattccTTTCTAAAGatacacattttatttattgtaaagCTTTCGTGAACCAagctgaaccaaattaaaatgtaattgagtgagatacatttaacaaaataaaaataccatagataatattaatatgtacttttctaagtcaatgtgcaGTCTTCAGGGATCTGCTTTGGTGGCTCCATTCCTATTTGAGTTGGACATCACCAATTTAGGCAAttgaactttgtttttttatattttacatatgctGCATTCAGTCTCTATTAATAGTCAACAAATTTTTGTCAAAACATTTCAGATATACTTCATTTTCctaaaatctgtatttttttgaagctttgttttttgtttttgctatttgggggaagagaaagaaacctAACAGTTAATTGGTTTATTTTTATAAGCAGTTATTTGATTTAGTTTGGCAACCCAACTCATAGCAAAAATGTATAGAGGTGTaagttgttatttgttttgtcaTGTAGCATTTGTTTCTGACTTCTCATTCTTACTGTGTGTCACAGTTATTacagtgtcctcatttgtaataataatacctttgCTCTATCTACTTCttaaggttattgtgaagaaagtgctttataaaattgtatatacatgggaattgttattatttccttAGTTTTAAATCAGGAAATCGAGGCCTTCACTCTGCCTGAAGGAACTGCATCAGGATTCTCTGAGGATCAAGTTGTCAGTGTGAGCTTTCGAGTTCTCTACCCAATTGTCATTACTAGTCTTGGAGTCTTCTATGATGCTGGCAATGTGGGTTTCCAGAGGAATATTACTGTCAAGGTGTATCAAGCAGAACAAGAGGTATTGCTCTGTTGCACAAAGTGTTTTCCCCAGCCCTCTTCTCTGATCCCTTAATTTCTTACCCATTTTGTCAGTATTAAATTTGTTTTCCCCAGAAAAGGTCTCTTTGTGGCTCAGAAACTTGATTTACCTTATTATTTAATACAATGGTATTGAGACACGATAATGTCTATGActagttatatattttatattatactatatgttGTATCAGGTCAGGTACTGTCTGATACAGTTGTATCAGGTACTGTCAGTTGTATTTGGGGGAACCCAATTTAACCAAAGATATATCTAAATGAAAGTAGTAAAGAATTGTGGTAAAATTGTATTGCACTCATATGTATTAGTGTGTATGTGAAATtgtccttatttttcaaatagaatGCCACAGTAAGAAAAATAAGGACAATGAGTCTCTATAGGTTTCCTAATTATTGTGGTACAATTTAGTTATGATTTAGTGTACAATAGAAAATAGTGCAAGACCAACTTTTTAAAGCTGTTTTACTCTACTTCCATAGCCAGTGGCCaccattataatttttaattacaattgattttaatgttttcattaatGCTTAGATATATTGTCATAAATagttattgtctttttaaaaaatctactagCAAAGAGTATGATATAGATCCAATCAACATGTATTTCAGGTACTTGGGAAAATTTCTGCTGATTTAGAGAGTTGAGTTTTTCCATAGTGTGTTTCATTTGAAGGATTTGATTTGTTCTGCTTAGCAGAGCCCTCCTAAAGTGGAATGAGCTTTCCTCCTTGGGGTCTTCAAGCAATGTATAACTCTTCCCATCCTTGGTAACTTTTCAGGTGTGTTGTAGAAAGGATTCTTGTTTAGCTAGGGGTTGAACTACTTGGCCTCTGACCTGTTCTTTCCTAGTTTTTATTTTCGTCAGCTAAACATGTAATTCAGTTTTGCTTCTAAAAGATAGGCATGTagtaagagaaatagaataaagagCCATCttggtgaaatttaaaaaaaaagagttccacTGTTCTGATCGCTGTATTCACAGAGCTCCTCCACTGGCATGGATGTATTTGGCCACAATCTGGTATTATTGCTGTGAAAAGAACCTCATCAAGTTAATAGCCAATTAGCATATAATTCCATCTGTTATGCTTCAGTTACATTTCTTCTCTCTGGGAAATCCTTTAAGTGACATAAGAGTTGTACTACTTAGTAAGCCACCGTACTTAATCTAGAAATTAGGACCTGCTGTGACTTGCCAACATCAGCTACTTAATTGTCTGGATAGTAAATGAAGATGTGCCTAGCTCATTATTCTGAATGAGGATACCACCAGCAGGGATGCCCAATTCATAAGTACAGTGCTTTGACCATGTTATTGATTTGACCTCTAGCTACCCGCTTTACATGATCTTATATATAGCTGGTGACAGGTTCATTGTTGATGTTCTAAAGTAATTTCTAGCTTAAGTCAGTACTGGCACATATTCAAAAGCCCCACACAAAACTATATTCAGACCTACTACTTCCTCCCACCAAGGTTACAGAACCTTTTTTGCCTGTAAATCAGTGCTGTTCACACCTGCGTCATTGAAAAAGCAAAAGCATGTTCCTGCACCATTTGTAAAAGCTGttatttaacagaaaaaaatgctaaCAAAAACTGTAATTTTGGAAACCTTGTGTCCTTTTAATAGTTTTAATGAGATGTTCCCTCATAAATCAGTGTGTAATGTCAAGCATGTAAATACATTCTTTTGGCTAAAACAGATGGGtgaacattcaaagaaaaaagattgcTGATTTAATCTAATCTAATGAGGATTTTTACATATCCCTTTTGCCATTTTTATATCCCCTTGGCTTGGTTTATGCCTCGCCTTCTTTCTCTTAATGTAGGGTATCCCTTTCATGTTATGCTTTCATTTAACAATACCTTACATATCTACCTGCTTTGGggtacaattttattttctaaattagaGTGACTTATTTTAGTTTGAATACTAAATGACATCGTTGGTGTAGTGATGGGAAAATACAAGAAGATTCAATGTCATAATCTGATgataggaggaagaggaaaagagagggatcTGGGGTTGGTAAAAACGAATATCGATTAAACCAAATAGGATATCAATATTCCTAATGATTTCAAGAGAGGGAGGTGTCttttgtattatatatgcatGATAATGTAGTTAACAAGATATGAAGTGACTTTCTCCCCTGACTTTTAATGATtctattatcactttttttttcctgactctctCTACCCACAGGAAGCTCTCCTTAGTGCTCGTTTCAGTCCCCCCAGCTGTGGAGTACAAGTCAACAGATTGTGGTACAAACCAGTGGAGCAGTTCATCTTGCCAGAGGTATGGGGTAGAAGTACTAGTGGTGTACTTGGGCCGGGAGGAGGTGATGTTGCTGCTTACTGATCCAAGTTGGGATCAGGAAAGAGGTCTTACTGATTAAATCTTTACCAGACTTCTTTATCAAGGGCAGGAGGAATAGAACAGAGATGCAAATTTTCAAGAGTCCTTAAAATACTAGTGAAATTATTAGAAgacttgcattttctttctctttttttttcccactctttttatttatttatttattttgttaaaggtttttattcacaaagcatatgcatggataatttttccaacattaatcCTTGCCTAACTCCCAGCcgcaaatttttcccttcttcccctccatccTCTTCCCCATCCAGCAGGCAATCCAGTACATGTCAGATATGCCAaaaatacatgccagatccaatatgtgcatacatattcaCAGAGCCATctggttgtgcaagaaaaatcagctcaagaaggaagaaaaataaaaactgagaaaaaagaaacaaaatgcaagcaaataacaacagagagaatgagaatgctatgttgtatttcactctctgttcccatggttctctctctgagtatagatggttctctttatcactgaacagttggaactggtttgagtcatctcattattgaagagagccatgtccatcagaattgatcatcatataattctattgtttctttgtgtaatgatctcctggtgctgctcatttcatttagcatcagttcatgtaagtctctccaggcctctctggaatcatcctgccgGTCGCTTggtacacaacaataatattccgtaacatccatatcccataatttattcagccattctccaattgatgggcaaccactcggtttccagtgtcttgccactaccagaagggctgccacaaacatttttgcacatatgggtccctttccctcccttaagatctatctctttggggtataatttcagtagaaacattgctgggtcaaagggtatgcacagttggataaccttttgagcatagttccaaactgcttttcagaatggttgaatctgttcacagttccactaacaatgtatcagagtcccagttttctcacatcccctccaacattcgtcattatcttttcttgtcatcttagccaatctgagaggtgtatagtagtatctcagagttgtcttgatttgcatctctctgattgatagtgatttggagcaccttttcatgtggctacaaatagtttcaatttcttcatctgaaaattgggaGACTTGCCTTTTCAAGCATTGTAAGGCTTCACAGACTGAATTTGGGTTATTTTTCATGTGTCTAGGATTAGTTTtgtccagaaagaaataatgaggCAACAGTAAATATATGAAGTAAGATCTTTACTTGTGCATGGATTTTATTCTGCTCAATAAAGAAGAGGAGAGTTGGAGTAGTGTTCCATTTCAGTCAGGGTCTTTTCTTTGTGG includes:
- the B3GALNT2 gene encoding UDP-GalNAc:beta-1,3-N-acetylgalactosaminyltransferase 2 isoform X2, which encodes MRNWLVLLCPCLLGAALHLWLRLRSPPPACASSSSSGAGPADQLTLFPQWKSKHYDVVVGVLSARNNHQLRTVIRNTWLKHLKQHPELSQRVLVKFIIGARGCNVPVEDREDPYSCKLLNITNPILNQEIEAFTLPEGTASGFSEDQVVSVSFRVLYPIVITSLGVFYDAGNVGFQRNITVKVYQAEQEEALLSARFSPPSCGVQVNRLWYKPVEQFILPESFEGTIVWESQDLQGLVSRNLHKVTVNDGGGVLRIITASEGALPYEFMEGVEGVAGGFIYTIQGPLTQLVLICC